One Prevotella melaninogenica DNA window includes the following coding sequences:
- a CDS encoding PorV/PorQ family protein, which produces MNTKHIILIACAALLGATQANAQGQDLSILTANTDARTAAMGNASAAAEGMYLYNNPAAFFATDKKFTADASASLFEKAEGADGTFGIYTLSAGYKLAKRHAVFAGFRYAGGLKLKGYDISGNPTKDYQPYNWTLDLGYTYFLGKGFAAYATGSLIYSHLSKNATGAAFSVGGAYQNNELTLANKPANLILDAKVGAIGPQLDYGNKHKTTLPTYLAVGGALSVEVAEKHQVAAALSSRYFFQPTEAKLFMLGGGLEYTYNKMVSVRAGYEYGDHDLSHVTMGAGFKYHGLRLNGAYNLKTADAGSSYCTIGIGYDF; this is translated from the coding sequence ATGAATACAAAACATATCATTCTCATAGCTTGCGCAGCACTTCTCGGTGCTACGCAGGCTAATGCTCAGGGACAAGATCTCTCGATATTAACAGCGAATACCGATGCCCGAACAGCCGCTATGGGTAATGCTTCGGCTGCTGCTGAGGGTATGTATCTATACAATAATCCTGCTGCTTTCTTCGCAACTGATAAGAAGTTCACCGCAGATGCATCTGCCTCTCTCTTTGAAAAGGCAGAGGGTGCCGATGGAACCTTCGGTATTTACACTCTATCTGCTGGCTATAAGTTGGCTAAGCGTCATGCTGTCTTCGCTGGTTTCCGCTATGCTGGAGGCTTGAAGCTGAAGGGCTACGACATATCGGGTAATCCGACCAAGGACTATCAACCTTATAACTGGACCCTCGACTTGGGTTATACCTATTTCTTAGGTAAGGGATTCGCTGCCTACGCAACAGGAAGTCTTATCTATAGTCATCTCTCTAAGAATGCTACAGGTGCTGCTTTCAGCGTGGGTGGAGCCTATCAAAACAACGAGTTGACCCTTGCCAACAAACCAGCCAACCTCATACTCGATGCGAAGGTGGGCGCTATTGGTCCTCAACTCGACTATGGCAACAAGCACAAGACGACACTCCCAACCTATCTTGCTGTAGGTGGTGCGCTGTCTGTAGAGGTAGCAGAGAAGCATCAAGTTGCTGCTGCCTTGTCTTCTCGTTACTTCTTCCAACCTACAGAGGCAAAGCTCTTTATGCTTGGTGGCGGACTTGAATACACCTATAACAAGATGGTATCAGTACGTGCAGGCTATGAGTATGGTGACCACGACCTCAGCCATGTCACTATGGGTGCAGGCTTCAAGTACCATGGCTTACGTCTGAACGGAGCATATAATCTGAAGACAGCAGACGCAGGAAGTAGCTACTGTACCATAGGTATTGGCTATGATTTCTAA
- a CDS encoding S8 family serine peptidase: MRKSIIYLCACALSGMMVTTSCQDSLDSDASVSNTRSVNIDKDLFAIKGCINVKLAKGTNQAIPATRSGSVEMQSVPSAMTSAMQYSGAYKMERVFKPAGIYEARTVAEGLDRWYTIYFDKSKDVAAVLDQFKKAEGVECAERVLPMARPTVKMTPYSAPEASMQGTGSNFDDPLLAKQWHYYNNGTINPRAVKGADCNVKPVWEKYTTGKKNVIVAVVDGGIDITHEDLKDNLYVNEKEKNGQPNVDDDGNGFVDDIYGYNFVTAKDVVGGTIEPDDGGHGTHVAGTVAARNNNGKGVAGIAGGDGSPDSGVRLLSCQIFRNKDEQGDAAAAIKYAADNGAVICQNSWGYSSTAGVTSMPQLLKEAVDYFIKMAGCDANGNQRPDSPMKGGVVMFAAGNENKEFSAYPACYAPTVSVAAMAWDFSKASYSNYAKWVTITAPGGDQDRFGTEAGVLSTVPKKKVASGYAYFQGTSMACPHVSGIAALIASYFGRQGFTNEELKSRLITAYRPYNIDEQNPTYKGKLGKGYIDAEAAFESDTKIAPEKVGTLTLKPDFVDINAEWSIAKDEDKTAAFYRLYITQGELTADRLKDMSYREINGMGHSLGETLKYDFDDLKDNTTYSVAVVAVDRWGNLSEPMIQKCTTRLNHAPEATNFPTEAIEVMENDRKSFSFNVADPDGHNWDIKATGETKGVSYTVKGNTVTVNLVPVLEAGSYTCTFVLSDDLGAKAEKSFTFKIVKYIPPQLTKPFENYIIGLDEGVVTIPLTGHYTHSSNTQLTYKATAANGSIAAATIHNDNLQLKGMAKGVTRISIAATDGRETSSDGSFQVRVVEKKSAPVYAVYPIPVQRDIHALLNPEVKQAELVISSTVGERLIKATVTPDKNNVATLDLSKLNPGTYKLTVYTSKGNHTQMFIKR; this comes from the coding sequence ATGAGAAAATCGATTATATATCTATGTGCGTGTGCGCTCTCTGGCATGATGGTTACCACCTCATGCCAGGACAGCTTGGACTCAGATGCAAGCGTTTCTAACACACGCTCTGTCAATATTGACAAAGACCTTTTTGCCATAAAAGGCTGTATTAACGTGAAGTTGGCAAAGGGTACAAACCAAGCTATACCTGCAACGCGTAGTGGTAGTGTGGAGATGCAGAGCGTACCATCGGCTATGACCTCTGCTATGCAGTACTCTGGGGCTTATAAAATGGAAAGAGTATTTAAGCCGGCAGGTATCTATGAAGCACGAACCGTAGCTGAAGGACTCGACCGTTGGTACACAATCTATTTTGATAAGAGCAAAGATGTGGCTGCTGTCTTAGACCAATTCAAGAAAGCTGAAGGTGTTGAATGTGCTGAACGAGTACTACCAATGGCAAGACCAACGGTTAAGATGACTCCTTATAGCGCTCCTGAAGCAAGCATGCAGGGTACAGGAAGCAACTTTGACGACCCTCTTCTTGCGAAACAGTGGCATTACTACAACAACGGTACTATAAATCCACGTGCAGTAAAAGGGGCTGACTGTAATGTTAAACCTGTTTGGGAAAAGTACACAACAGGTAAGAAAAACGTTATTGTAGCCGTTGTCGATGGTGGTATTGACATCACCCACGAGGACTTGAAAGACAATCTTTATGTCAACGAAAAGGAGAAGAACGGTCAACCTAACGTCGATGATGACGGCAATGGCTTTGTTGATGATATCTATGGTTACAACTTTGTAACAGCTAAAGACGTTGTTGGCGGTACTATCGAACCCGATGATGGCGGACACGGAACCCACGTTGCAGGTACTGTTGCTGCTCGCAACAACAACGGAAAGGGTGTGGCTGGTATCGCAGGTGGCGATGGTTCGCCAGATAGTGGTGTACGCTTGTTGAGTTGTCAGATATTTAGAAACAAAGACGAGCAGGGTGATGCGGCTGCTGCCATTAAGTATGCAGCTGACAACGGGGCTGTTATCTGTCAGAACTCATGGGGATATTCCTCTACTGCAGGTGTCACCTCTATGCCTCAGTTGCTGAAAGAAGCAGTGGACTACTTCATCAAGATGGCTGGTTGTGATGCTAACGGCAACCAGCGTCCAGACTCTCCAATGAAGGGTGGTGTGGTTATGTTCGCTGCTGGTAATGAGAACAAAGAGTTCTCTGCTTACCCTGCTTGCTATGCTCCGACGGTCTCTGTCGCAGCAATGGCATGGGACTTCAGTAAGGCAAGTTATAGTAATTACGCAAAATGGGTGACCATTACCGCTCCAGGTGGTGATCAAGACCGCTTCGGAACAGAGGCTGGCGTATTGAGTACAGTACCAAAGAAGAAGGTTGCATCAGGTTATGCTTACTTCCAAGGAACATCAATGGCATGCCCACACGTGTCAGGTATCGCAGCACTCATCGCCTCTTACTTTGGTCGTCAGGGCTTTACGAATGAAGAACTAAAGTCACGTTTGATTACTGCTTATCGCCCTTACAACATCGATGAGCAAAACCCAACCTACAAAGGTAAGTTAGGTAAGGGTTATATTGATGCCGAAGCAGCCTTTGAATCAGACACAAAGATTGCCCCAGAGAAGGTAGGAACCCTTACGCTCAAGCCTGACTTCGTAGACATCAATGCGGAGTGGAGCATCGCTAAGGACGAAGATAAGACCGCAGCCTTCTATCGCCTCTACATTACTCAGGGCGAATTGACAGCTGATAGGCTCAAGGATATGTCCTACAGAGAAATCAATGGTATGGGTCATAGCTTAGGTGAGACACTTAAGTATGACTTTGATGACTTGAAGGACAACACCACTTACAGTGTTGCCGTAGTGGCAGTTGACCGTTGGGGCAACCTTTCTGAACCTATGATTCAGAAGTGTACGACCCGACTCAACCATGCTCCAGAGGCTACTAACTTCCCAACAGAGGCAATAGAGGTCATGGAGAACGATCGTAAATCATTCTCTTTCAACGTTGCTGACCCTGATGGTCACAATTGGGACATCAAAGCTACGGGTGAGACAAAGGGCGTTTCCTACACTGTGAAAGGTAATACAGTGACCGTCAACCTCGTCCCTGTGCTTGAAGCAGGTAGTTATACTTGTACCTTTGTACTCTCTGATGACTTAGGAGCAAAGGCTGAAAAGAGTTTTACATTTAAGATTGTGAAGTACATTCCACCACAGCTAACAAAGCCTTTCGAGAACTATATCATTGGATTGGACGAGGGAGTAGTAACGATTCCATTGACTGGTCATTACACACATAGTAGCAATACTCAGCTTACTTACAAAGCCACAGCTGCCAATGGTAGTATCGCTGCAGCTACTATCCACAATGACAACCTTCAATTGAAGGGAATGGCAAAGGGTGTTACACGTATCAGCATCGCTGCTACAGACGGTCGTGAGACATCTTCTGATGGCTCTTTCCAAGTACGAGTTGTTGAAAAGAAGTCGGCTCCTGTCTATGCCGTTTATCCTATTCCAGTACAAAGAGACATCCATGCCCTACTCAATCCAGAGGTGAAACAGGCTGAACTCGTTATCAGTTCTACTGTAGGTGAGCGTCTGATAAAGGCTACTGTGACTCCAGACAAGAACAACGTAGCCACACTTGACCTTTCTAAACTAAATCCTGGAACGTATAAACTGACCGTATATACCAGTAAGGGCAACCATACCCAGATGTTCATTAAACGATAA